AGAGCGTGCCGGCGAGTTGATGGCGCCGTTCCTTGAGCCGCGGAAACATCTCGATTGCGCGCTCCAGATCGGCCTTCACGTCGCCGCGCGGCCGCGCCGAGATCAGGCGAGGGAAGGCGCCCAGCATCAGGTTATCCGTCACGCTCATCGTCGCGAATACGCGCCTGCCTTCCGGCGAATGCGCGAGTCCGAGCCGCGCGATGCGGTGCGACTCCAGCGCGTCGATGCGCTTTGCGTCCGCGCCGACACCCATCGTGATCTCGCCGGCACTCGGCCGGATCATGCCGGAGATCGCTCGCATGGTCGTCGTTTTGCCTGCGCCGTTCGAGCCGATCAGCGTGACGACGGATGCCTTCGGCACGTCGATCGAAATGCCGTGCAGCACTTTGACCTTGCCGTAGCCCGCATGCAGATTTCTGATCGATAACATGTCTGTTCCTGTAAGGGCGCCCGGCGAACTCACGCCGCCTGGCCGGCAGGCTGGCCGCCGAGATAGGCCTCGATGACTTTTTCGTTGGACTGAATATCGGCGGGCTTGCCCTCGGCGATCTTCTGCCCGAAGTCCAGCACCGAGACCCGGTCGCACACGCTCATCACCACGTCCATGTGATGCTCGATCAGCACGACGGTAATACCGTGATCGCGCACCTTGCGAATGATCGCGACCAGTTCCTTGATATCCGGCGCCGTGAGTCCGGCGGCGGGTTCGTCGAGGAGCAGCACTTGCGGATCGAGCGCGAGCGCCCGCGCGATTTCGAGCAATCGCTGCTTGCCGTACGGCAGGTTGCGCGCTTCTTCGGCCGCGACGTTTTCCAGGCCGACAAACCGCAGCATGCCGAACGCGCGCTCGCGGGCGGCGCGTTCCTCGCGCCGGTAGCGCGGCGACATCAGTCCGACATCCGCGAGATTCGCGTTGAACGTGTGATGTAGGCCGACCAGCACATTCTCGAGCGCGGTCATTTCGCCGAACAGTTGCACGTTCTGGAACGTGCGCGCAATACCGGACAGCGCGATCTGCGAAGAGGTCTTTCCCGCGAGCGATGTGCCGCGATAGGCGAGCGTGCCCGCGGTCGGCACATAGATGCCGGTCAGCACGTTCATCATCGTGCTCTTGCCGGAGCCGTTCGGCCCGATCAGTCCGTGAATCGTGCCCCGCTGCACGGTCAGATCGACGTTGTTGAGCGCCTTCAGTCCGCTGAACTGCATGAGGATGCCGCGCAGTTCCAGAATGTCTTCGGTGCCCCCGGTTTGCACCGCCTGAATCGCATCGCCGCCGATCGTGGCCGGTTTCGTGGTGTCGACGGTAATCGTGCGAACCCTGCCATGCATCACGATCTTGCGCACGAAGCCGACCACGCCATCCTGCAGGTAGTACACGACGAGCAGGATCATCAAGCCGAATATGGTGAGCCGCCAGTCGGCGAGCGTATCGATCCGGTAGGAAAACGCGGCAAGGCCCACCGTGCCTATAACGGGAATCGCGACCTTGCGCGGCGTGGAGACCTTGCGGGCTAGCGCGACGCCCGCGCCGATCACCACGACCGCCGCCAGCACCGAGGCCACGGTGCGGAACATGTCGATGTCGTCGAGCAGTTTGGGCAGCAGCACGATGATCGCCGAGCCGAGCAGCGCGCCGGTGCGGGTTTTGCGGCCGCCCATGATGATGGCGAGCAGGAACAGAATGGTCAGTTCGAAGTTATAAGTGTTCGGCGAGATGTACTGCTCCGAATACGAATAGAGGCAGCCGGCCAGCCCGGCAAACCCCGCGCTGATCACGAACGCATAGACCTTGTAGCGATACACCGAGACGCCCATGCAGTCCGACGCGATCGGACTATCGCGCAGCGCCTCGAATGCACGGCCCAGATGCGACTTGAGCACGCGATGCACGACGATCAACGAGGCGACCAGTAGCGCCGCGACAAGCCAGTAGTATTCGACTTCGTTCATCGGCCGGCCGCCGAACGAAGGCTTCGGAATCTTCACGCCCATCGGCCCGTTGGTCAGAAAATCCATCTCGTTGATGAGAATCTGGATGATCGTGCCGAACGCGAGCGTCACCATCGCAAGGTAGGGACCGGACACGCGCAGCGCCGGCAGCGCGAGAATCGCGCCGAAGCCCGCGGTGACCAGAATAGCCAGCGGCGCGGTGACGAAAAACGGCATGCCGAGCTTGAAG
This genomic stretch from Paraburkholderia dioscoreae harbors:
- a CDS encoding ABC transporter ATP-binding protein; translation: MLSIRNLHAGYGKVKVLHGISIDVPKASVVTLIGSNGAGKTTTMRAISGMIRPSAGEITMGVGADAKRIDALESHRIARLGLAHSPEGRRVFATMSVTDNLMLGAFPRLISARPRGDVKADLERAIEMFPRLKERRHQLAGTLSGGEQQMLAMARAIMMNPELVLLDEPSMGLAPILVEEVFRIIGNLKSQGVTMLLVEQFAAAALNVADYGYVLENGRIAAHGPAAELRNDPSVKAAYLGASH
- a CDS encoding branched-chain amino acid ABC transporter ATP-binding protein/permease yields the protein MNPKKLIASALALIALAVFPVLSGNPYYIHLLETIMIYAILLFGLDIVVGYTGQVSLGHAGLFGVGAYTAGVLFFKLGMPFFVTAPLAILVTAGFGAILALPALRVSGPYLAMVTLAFGTIIQILINEMDFLTNGPMGVKIPKPSFGGRPMNEVEYYWLVAALLVASLIVVHRVLKSHLGRAFEALRDSPIASDCMGVSVYRYKVYAFVISAGFAGLAGCLYSYSEQYISPNTYNFELTILFLLAIIMGGRKTRTGALLGSAIIVLLPKLLDDIDMFRTVASVLAAVVVIGAGVALARKVSTPRKVAIPVIGTVGLAAFSYRIDTLADWRLTIFGLMILLVVYYLQDGVVGFVRKIVMHGRVRTITVDTTKPATIGGDAIQAVQTGGTEDILELRGILMQFSGLKALNNVDLTVQRGTIHGLIGPNGSGKSTMMNVLTGIYVPTAGTLAYRGTSLAGKTSSQIALSGIARTFQNVQLFGEMTALENVLVGLHHTFNANLADVGLMSPRYRREERAARERAFGMLRFVGLENVAAEEARNLPYGKQRLLEIARALALDPQVLLLDEPAAGLTAPDIKELVAIIRKVRDHGITVVLIEHHMDVVMSVCDRVSVLDFGQKIAEGKPADIQSNEKVIEAYLGGQPAGQAA